From one Nonomuraea polychroma genomic stretch:
- a CDS encoding inositol monophosphatase family protein encodes MTIDARTLLPIAEHAASIASEIIRSKAPGVVTAKGDRDMATEVDYAVEHAVREFLSRETPEIGFLGEEEGVSSTGDGLMWALDPVDGTANFLHGIPLCGVSLGLVDKDMPTLGVIELPILGIRYTAAEGAGAQANGSTIRASDARDLESAIVALGDYAVGENAHERNRPRFALTHELAARVQRIRMFGSAAIDLAWVADGRIDANIMLSNNPWDTAAGVVIAREAGAAVVDIDGSPHSMTAHATIAASPKLVADLVELITEARKAAKYSERTAE; translated from the coding sequence ATGACCATCGACGCCCGAACCCTCCTCCCCATCGCCGAACACGCCGCTTCGATAGCCAGCGAAATCATCAGATCGAAGGCTCCCGGCGTCGTCACCGCCAAGGGCGACCGCGATATGGCGACCGAGGTCGACTACGCCGTAGAACACGCCGTACGCGAATTCCTTTCCCGGGAAACACCCGAGATCGGCTTCCTCGGCGAAGAGGAAGGTGTGAGCAGTACCGGTGACGGCCTGATGTGGGCACTCGACCCGGTAGACGGGACGGCCAACTTCCTGCACGGCATCCCGCTCTGCGGCGTCTCTCTCGGCTTGGTCGACAAGGACATGCCCACCCTCGGAGTCATCGAGCTGCCGATCCTCGGCATCCGCTACACCGCAGCAGAAGGAGCAGGCGCCCAAGCCAACGGCTCCACCATCCGGGCAAGTGACGCCCGAGACTTGGAGTCCGCCATCGTGGCCCTCGGCGACTATGCGGTGGGCGAGAACGCCCACGAACGTAACCGGCCCCGCTTCGCCCTGACGCATGAACTTGCCGCACGCGTTCAGCGCATACGGATGTTCGGCTCAGCCGCAATTGATCTGGCCTGGGTAGCGGACGGCAGGATCGACGCCAACATCATGCTCAGCAACAACCCATGGGACACCGCCGCCGGCGTCGTCATCGCTCGCGAAGCCGGAGCCGCAGTCGTCGACATCGACGGCAGCCCACACAGCATGACAGCCCACGCGACCATCGCCGCAAGTCCGAAGCTCGTTGCCGACCTTGTCGAACTCATCACAGAAGCCCGCAAGGCGGCGAAATACAGCGAGCGCACTGCCGAATAG
- a CDS encoding DUF5919 domain-containing protein, translated as MTDQPILLKVLLTQRHWQTYSTFCKEYDKAAKKVDPSLQGGWPSRAQLHRWLSGELKGLPYSGHCRVLEAMFPGRSAHELFSTNAVEVPTPRTEPETARSAGPETQVCAMPQMADVTAVFSSRAAFSSAYPASTLFDSAKEINAAGLSLNVLCHGYPDHQLRRLLDSGTRIRCLFLDPKGQAIRAREAEEGYTDSTLTTLTALNITMLTRLRARLDTASAQRLELHVYDETIRFNLLIVDRALCVMQPYLPQARGVDSPTFVIRDNTAAEGLFPVFDQVFTEMWERSKPV; from the coding sequence ATGACTGACCAGCCGATCCTGTTGAAGGTCCTGCTGACGCAACGCCACTGGCAGACCTACAGCACGTTCTGTAAGGAGTACGACAAGGCGGCCAAGAAGGTCGACCCGTCGTTGCAGGGCGGTTGGCCGAGCCGTGCTCAGCTCCATCGCTGGCTGTCCGGCGAGCTCAAGGGCCTGCCGTACTCCGGCCACTGTCGCGTCTTGGAGGCGATGTTCCCGGGCAGGTCGGCCCACGAACTGTTCTCCACGAACGCCGTCGAAGTGCCCACGCCGAGGACAGAGCCAGAAACCGCCAGAAGTGCCGGCCCCGAGACCCAAGTCTGCGCCATGCCGCAGATGGCCGACGTAACCGCCGTCTTCAGCAGCCGAGCCGCTTTCTCATCCGCCTATCCCGCATCGACTCTGTTCGACAGCGCGAAGGAGATCAACGCGGCAGGCTTGTCGCTCAACGTGCTTTGCCACGGCTACCCCGATCACCAGCTCAGGCGCCTGCTGGACTCAGGCACCCGGATCCGGTGTCTCTTCCTCGACCCGAAGGGCCAAGCGATCCGCGCCCGCGAAGCAGAAGAGGGCTACACCGACAGCACGCTGACCACACTCACGGCGCTCAACATCACCATGTTGACCAGGCTCCGCGCCCGGCTCGACACCGCATCCGCTCAACGCCTCGAACTGCACGTCTACGACGAGACGATCCGGTTCAACCTCCTCATCGTGGACCGGGCACTCTGCGTGATGCAGCCCTACCTGCCACAAGCCCGCGGAGTCGACTCCCCAACGTTCGTGATCAGAGACAACACCGCCGCCGAAGGCCTGTTTCCCGTCTTCGACCAGGTGTTCACCGAGATGTGGGAGCGGAGCAAACCCGTATGA
- a CDS encoding GntR family transcriptional regulator, with amino-acid sequence MVVMSSEEFAPPKYAQIVQAIRQKIADGTYPPGSLLPSETQLVREFGVSRPTVVRALQVLQLRGVIEREHGRGSFVKAAPPVSAEQSGRPGRAVLDRVETGENCSIVEAGRQVATAPVAKLLDVPEGSPVVRRRVLFRDDERPTDLVTVWCPAHQADDTQLGEAEPLTVGIRQHLQTRKGLKLQHVVERLSARHPSAEEAKLLEIRKTTPVLGVLASVFNGGGRPVMVVDLVMPGDLHELEDSYSL; translated from the coding sequence ATGGTCGTCATGTCGTCTGAAGAGTTCGCCCCGCCGAAGTATGCCCAGATCGTTCAGGCGATCAGGCAGAAGATCGCGGACGGGACCTATCCTCCAGGTTCCCTGCTGCCTTCGGAGACGCAGCTTGTCCGCGAGTTTGGGGTAAGTCGTCCAACCGTCGTACGGGCGCTCCAAGTGCTCCAGCTCCGTGGAGTCATCGAGCGCGAGCACGGCAGGGGATCTTTCGTGAAGGCGGCCCCGCCTGTCTCCGCCGAACAGAGCGGCCGGCCTGGGCGGGCGGTACTGGATCGAGTGGAGACAGGCGAAAACTGCTCGATCGTTGAGGCAGGGCGCCAGGTGGCGACTGCTCCAGTAGCGAAACTCCTCGACGTGCCGGAGGGATCTCCTGTGGTACGACGCCGCGTCCTGTTCCGCGACGATGAACGGCCAACTGATCTGGTCACGGTCTGGTGCCCGGCGCATCAGGCCGACGACACGCAACTCGGCGAGGCGGAGCCGCTCACAGTCGGCATCAGACAGCATCTCCAGACAAGGAAAGGCCTCAAGCTCCAGCATGTCGTCGAGCGGTTGAGTGCCCGGCATCCTTCGGCCGAAGAGGCCAAGCTCCTGGAGATACGCAAGACCACTCCCGTCCTCGGAGTGCTGGCGAGCGTGTTCAACGGAGGCGGACGGCCCGTGATGGTCGTTGATCTAGTGATGCCGGGCGATCTTCACGAACTTGAGGATTCCTATTCGCTGTAA
- a CDS encoding plasmid replication, integration and excision activator: MALQGPIPVTFDMVFPHGCYIVGEVEPVKDFDASTNGRFVQSRDKQSGGLVWQVSVMDADPSLKAAQKTVSVKILNPVQPVPPAPMAGLPFTPVEFDHMTVTPYVNQAGRLAYSIKVREMRAPRPAGKTTAAKDAA, translated from the coding sequence ATGGCACTGCAAGGTCCCATCCCCGTCACGTTCGACATGGTCTTCCCGCACGGCTGCTACATCGTCGGCGAGGTCGAGCCCGTCAAGGACTTCGACGCCTCGACCAACGGGCGCTTCGTTCAGTCCCGCGACAAGCAGAGCGGAGGGCTCGTCTGGCAGGTCTCCGTCATGGACGCGGACCCGTCGCTCAAGGCCGCTCAGAAGACCGTGTCCGTCAAGATCCTCAACCCGGTGCAGCCCGTACCTCCGGCTCCCATGGCCGGACTGCCGTTCACGCCGGTCGAGTTCGACCACATGACCGTCACGCCGTACGTCAACCAGGCCGGGAGGCTGGCGTACTCGATCAAGGTTCGCGAGATGCGGGCTCCTCGCCCTGCTGGCAAGACGACCGCCGCTAAGGACGCGGCGTGA
- a CDS encoding FtsK/SpoIIIE domain-containing protein: MFKRMPGDEPHRIVSTTPDTAVVFKPAVVQTPAVITLTIFVARFVAGLGRLVWRHPVAMAVIAVPGALCWAYGWRVALLVVMPALVGLGAWAFLDRPRFVRCVGWRLVAFVRWFWIYRRRWRPVMTVSGLARCIRGREYIPRLVRVTCDSWSDQVAVRMLDGQAVKDWADRIENLSHGFGSETCRVSVAKSGRLVLTFPRRDPLATPIPALPVPDIPTVGPIEIGKQEDGSPWRLRLHGAHVLVAGATGAGKGSIIWSAIRGLLPAMRAGLVEVWALDPKLMELSYGRPLFNGRYAADPADCADLLDEAVSVMQKRAARFAGVQRSHTPTLDDPFVLVVVDEVAFLTAYQSDKQLRQRISAALATLTTQGRAVGVGVLAALQDPRKEVMNIRNLFPDKIALRLDESEQVDMVLGDGARDRGALADRISPRSERGARRIRAAGDQSRSDSRPCRVRLRRRHPRDGR; encoded by the coding sequence ATGTTCAAGAGGATGCCCGGCGATGAGCCGCACCGCATCGTCTCCACCACCCCTGACACGGCGGTGGTCTTCAAACCGGCCGTGGTCCAGACCCCGGCCGTCATCACCCTCACCATCTTCGTTGCCCGGTTCGTCGCCGGACTCGGTCGTCTCGTCTGGCGGCATCCTGTGGCGATGGCCGTCATCGCCGTTCCCGGTGCCCTGTGCTGGGCGTACGGCTGGCGCGTCGCTCTGCTGGTCGTCATGCCTGCACTGGTCGGCCTGGGTGCCTGGGCATTCCTCGACCGGCCGCGGTTTGTGCGATGCGTCGGCTGGCGACTGGTCGCCTTCGTTCGCTGGTTCTGGATCTACCGGCGACGCTGGCGGCCAGTCATGACCGTCTCCGGCCTGGCTCGGTGCATACGTGGACGGGAGTACATTCCGCGGCTGGTCAGGGTCACGTGCGACTCGTGGTCCGATCAGGTCGCCGTCCGCATGCTCGACGGCCAGGCGGTCAAGGACTGGGCCGACAGGATCGAGAACCTTTCCCATGGCTTCGGCTCGGAGACGTGCCGGGTCTCGGTGGCCAAGTCCGGCCGGCTCGTGCTGACCTTTCCACGCCGTGATCCACTGGCCACACCCATACCGGCACTTCCTGTCCCAGACATACCGACTGTGGGGCCGATCGAGATCGGCAAGCAAGAGGACGGCTCACCCTGGCGGCTCCGGCTGCATGGGGCTCACGTCCTGGTCGCCGGTGCCACAGGGGCGGGCAAGGGCTCGATCATCTGGTCAGCGATCCGCGGGCTCTTGCCGGCCATGCGGGCGGGCCTGGTGGAGGTTTGGGCGCTCGATCCGAAGCTGATGGAGCTGTCGTACGGCAGGCCGCTCTTCAACGGCCGGTACGCGGCTGATCCTGCTGACTGCGCTGACCTGTTGGACGAGGCCGTGAGCGTCATGCAGAAGCGGGCGGCTCGCTTCGCTGGCGTTCAGCGTTCGCACACGCCGACGCTCGATGATCCCTTCGTCCTGGTCGTGGTCGACGAGGTGGCGTTCCTGACCGCGTACCAGTCCGACAAGCAGCTCAGGCAGCGCATCTCCGCTGCCCTGGCCACGCTGACCACTCAGGGACGAGCGGTCGGCGTGGGCGTCCTGGCGGCCCTGCAGGACCCTCGCAAGGAGGTCATGAACATCCGCAACCTCTTCCCGGACAAGATCGCTCTGCGGCTTGACGAGTCGGAGCAAGTGGACATGGTGCTCGGTGACGGGGCGAGGGATCGCGGCGCGCTGGCCGACCGGATCTCTCCTCGTTCGGAGCGAGGCGCGCGTCGGATACGTGCGGCTGGAGACCAGTCCCGATCCGATTCGCGTCCGTGCCGCGTACGTCTCCGACGACGACATCCGCGCGATGGTCGGTGA